From the genome of Alteromonas stellipolaris:
TGCTGAGTCAGTGTCCAATTTTCTGCTAAGTTCACATCTTGGCGTAGTTTTACGCGAAACTCTTTACCTTGATTTGGCTCAGAAATAGGTGAAATAAGGCTAGTATCGCCTAAGTCATAAGGCTGAACACCATCGGTAGACGTTAACGAAGCCGCAAGTTCGGCGATTTGTTCATCGGTTAGTTGCAAGCCTCCACTATCTGCGTCGCCATTTACTAGATCTGCTGCAGTCACGCTGCCAGCATCGGCTTCTAGTAATGTTAAATCGAGCAAGCGAACAGGATGGCCAATAGAATCAATCTGAATAGCATCGTCAATATAGGCTGCGGAGATTAAGAACTTGTTGTCTGGAGAGTAGTCATAGCGTAACGAAGTATATAACTCACTACGTTCATCGCTAAGACCACGATAACCGTCAGATTGTTCGTGATTAGCTACCACTCGGTAGGCCAAAGAGTCATTAATAGCATTTGTTGCATCAAACATTAATGAGTAACTATCCCAGCTGCCTACCGATGCCTGTATTTCGTATCGTTCTTCAAATTGGGGCTTTTTCTCAATAAGATTGATAATACCGCCAGCTTCACCCATACCGTAAAGACCTGTTGCAGGGCCCTTCAATACTTCAATGCTTTCAACATTAGTCATTGAACGTGTTGGGTTGTAGCTATTACCTAAATCAGCACCGGCATAAATGCCATCGTAGGTGTAATTAACGCCTAGTCCACGAATAGCAAGGTTATCACCTACCCCGTAGTTATTACCGTCTTGCGTTAATCCGCTAATATTACGAATACTTTCCTGTAGTGTGTCAACGCCCTGCTCTTTCAACAAGGTTCCATCTACCAGAACGACAGCAGCAGGGGTTTCCATAAGACTCATGTTCGACTTGGTCGCTGTGCCCGATTCTAGTATTAATCGGTTATGACGACCGTAAACGGTAATAATATCAAGGTTCTCATCAGTCGCTTTTTGCTCTTGAACTACAGTGTCTTCGCCGTTTTCTAACGAGTCATTTTTCGCTGGCTCCGCAGTCTGCGCCGATATAGCAGTAGTATAGAAGAGAGAGAAAAGTGCAGTAGCAGCGCTAATTTTCGATGTGTGTGTGAGGTTTATGTGCATTATGTATCCATGTTATTAAGTGCAAATGATAATCACTTTCATTATCATGCGCGCATGGTAATTAAACACAGTATTTAGTTCAACTTAATTTACATAAAATCCTTATTTGATGATTTGTTCATCAATAGGCCACTCTTCTTCACTTATCATGTTGTTATCAAGAAGCGCATTTCTTAGTTGATTAATTTTCACTTTTAATTCATCGCGAATGTGCCGTACAGCTGGGGTAATAAGCTGCCTGCTAGGCAATACCAGCCACATTTCAGTTAGGGGTATGTGATAAGCCGGCATGATCCGCTGAAGTCGCCCAGCAAGTAAATCTTCTGCAATATCGATAACAGACTTTTTCGCTACTCCCACGCCGTCCACACACCATCGGCGCACAATATCGCCGTCATTCACTGCGCGGTTACTTTTAACTTTCACTTTGAATTTCTCTTTTTCTTTAAAGAGATCCCAACCGTCGTGTGTTAGCTCGTATAATTTGTAAAGCAATGCATTGTGATTGGCTAATTCTTCGGGAGTAGTAGGTTCTCCATGCTTTTCTATGTAGGTAGGCGATGCACAGATAAAGTGTGGAATATTACAAATTTTGAACCCATACATATTAAGTTCTTGAACTGCGCTTTTCGTCATGGCTCTTAAAGCAATATCTACCCCGTCGCGATAGAAGTCGACTCGGCTGTCACTTACCTGCAACCTCAGCGACAAGTCTTCATGCCCATTCATAATATCGTTTAGCAATACCCGCATAAGGTTGCGGCCCATCTCGGAAGACATGGCCATTTTCACTTCGCCATTAATGTCTTGCTGCTTTTCGCTGATACGCATAACACCTTGCTGCAACAAATCTACCGCTTGCTGACATAAGGGCAGAAAACGCTCCCCTTCTGGGGATAACCGAATTTTGCGGGTGGTTCGCACAAATAGCTGAGTGCCAAGCTGTTGCTCTATGCGCTTTAGTGCAACGCTTGCGGCAGAAGAACTGATGTCTAGTTGATTGGCCGCAGCAGTAATTGAATGCAGTTCTGCTACCTTGAGCAAGACTTGCAGGTCTTCTATCTTCATAACATCTTCTTTTTCATTTGCTAGCGCTTAGTTTAATGTGACTATCGCTGTGTCAGTTCGAGGACATAAACTTTAATCAGGTTCACTTAATTACAGCTAAAATAGAGACAATAAATTTAATTAACCTATTTATTATCCACGTTTTAGCGAAAGTGTATTCGCCATTTGCCCATTTATCCACTGTCTGTAAGCTCATAAAATACACCCAAGCAATCAAGTTAAAGGGTTAAAAAATGAAATTCATGGTTAAAGCAACAACACTCGCACTTGCTTTTTCAAGCGCCATGGTACTTTCTACATCGTTTGTGGGCACAGCAGCGTTTGCAGCCCAGACAGCATCTAAAGTCGTTGCAACAGACGATATTGAATGGGGTTACCTAAACCCACTTCGCGGCAATAAAAGCCCAGGTGCAGCAGATCTTTGGGGCGATCGTACTAAAAATACGGCAACCGGTATGCTAGTACGTTTTAATAAAGGCTTTGAGTCTCCACCGCATATTCACAATATTACCTATCGCGGTATTGTGATTGAAGGTGCTATGCACAATGATGACCCAAGCGCTGAAAAAATGTGGATGCCAGCTGTTTCTTTTTGGACTCAACCTGCTGGCGAAAATCACACCACCGCAGCTAACGGCAGCACAAACTTAATTTATTTAGAAATAGATTCGGGCCCTTACCTAGTACAACCTTCGAGTAAACATTTCGATAATGGTGAACGTCCGCTAAATCTGCACAAAAACAACATGGTATGGCTTAACGATGGCGAGCTGCACGACATAAATGCAACAGGCGTTTCGTCAACGTACTTGTGGGGCAACACCGCCGATATGAACGGCTCAATGGTAAAGTTACCTGCTGGCTTTAAAGGCACTATTGGCACGCAAGCCAGCGAATTTCGCGCTGTGGTTATAGCTGGGGAAGTAGATTATCAATCTGTGGAGGTAACATCACCGGTATCGTTAAATGCGGGAAGCTATGTAGAATCTACTGGTATTTTTAACCATCAGCTCGTGAATAAAAGTCAGCAAGAGACGATTATTTATATTCGTACCAATAGTGCATATCGGGTTTTCGAGTAACCGCTATGAGTGGGTTAGACCTTTGGCTTTAAGGGAGTAATTCACTCGCTCAATTTTTTGGTTGCTCAATTATGGTTAATAAGTGTTGTAAAGTGCAGCAACTTGTTTACTGCTGGTTTGTTTATGTACAAAAAAAACTCATCATCAAGTTGAAACAGGATTGTTAAATGAAAACATTTTCATTGGTTTTTTTTCAATATATTCCTTATTAGTCAACAAGTTGAATATCTTCATTAGTGGTTGACGAGTACATTGTAAATTTGTAATAGTATAACAATACTTTATACTTTATTTTTACTTTCCTCTTGGCCAATCTCGGAGCACACTAATGAGAAAGTTTCTGAGAATAGCCAGCGTTAGCTTAGTTTCTTTTACACCCGCAGCCCTAGCCCAAAGTACGCCTTCAGAGTTTGCCGAGTTAAGTTTCCAAGCCTTGCTTGATATTGATATAAACGAAAGTGACAGTGAACAATCTTCGCCTAATAAGTGGAGTTTCGCTGTACAACTAAAAGCCGCAGAGTTTGATGGTTATAAAGTCAATGATAGCGACGTGAGCCTTGATGATGTGTTGTTCTCTTTTGGACAAGAAGCGCGCACTTCAAGTAACTTCCCTGTTGTGCCGACGGTTATCAAGCAACACGCTAAAATTGTGCAACTAGGTTACCAAGTAAATGAACGCCTAAAGCTCGGTATTCAAGCTCCTTTTATTCACCAACAAACTGATCATATTAGTGTGGTACCAGGTTACGAGCATTTTGTTATTTCGTCTTCAGGTTTGGGCGATATCGCGCTTTCAGCAAGTTATGCACTTGAAGACAATAGTGAGTTCAGTTGGTGGGTTACTGCAGGGCTTAGCCTGCCAACCGGCTCAATTGATGAGCAAGGCGATACGCCTAGAGATGCGGGTGATCAACAACTCCCCTACACCATGCAATTAGGCTCAGGAACCTACGATTTTCCTATTGAAGTAAGTTATCAAAATAAAGGGGAACACGCGTTTACCGTTACCCTATCAGCCATGCTTCGTACAGGTACTAACGATAGAAACTATCGCTTAGGAAACAACTATAAACTCAGTGGTAAATACAACTTCCCACTTTCTCAAAGTACGGCATTGTTCACTGGTGCAGCATTTGGCTATTCAGAATCTATTCACGGACAGGACGATGAAATTACCATAGGTGGCAATTACTCGTATCCTGCCAGCATTACTAACCCTAATTTATACGGCGGAAAAAGAGTCAATATAATCGGGGGAATTTCGTTTATTCCCATTCACTGGTTAAAAGTGGTCGCTGATATCAGTAAGCCTGTATATCAAAACCTAAATGGCCCTCAACCCCAAGAATTGTGGCGCGCAGGCCTTCAGTTCTCCATGTTGTATTAAACGTTGTACATGCGTTCATTATTCATTGCTGTCGCTCTGACTTTAGCCGTCAGTCACTCGGCTTATGCCGACTTAAAAAAACTCGACAAAGTTAAAGCGGCTTACATGTTTAACTTCACAAAGTTTATGACATGGAGCAGTATTAATTCTGACCCGGTCAATTTTTGTGTGCAGAATGATGAAGCATTTCAGCAGTTTTTAACCCAGCTAGTTGAAAGCCGACCCACAAGCAGCGGTGCATCCATTCGCATCGTTATGTTAGACGGAAAACAAAGCTGCACCTTTGCCTATCTCATCGAAAATGATGACAGCCTGGTAAACCTTGCCACTTCAACCATCATTATTAGTGATTTACCCAATCTTATTGATCGCCCAGCGGTATTTACGTTTTATGAAGAAAACAACCGGCTAAGGTTTGAAATTGATTTAGCAGAGGCTGAACGTCTTGAGTTAACGATTAGCTCGGAATTGTTGAAGGTAGCGAAAATAAAATGATATTTCGTTCTACGTCGTTTTTTACCAAACAATTGTTTGCCGTCCTCTCGGTTAACTTCTTATCTCTGTGTCTGGTTGCGGGTTTGCTTTATTCAAATTTCGTTGATGATCACAAAACTAACTTGGTGAATGTGCTTAGCAGCCAGTCTACATTATTGGCGTCGGCCAGCCGCTCTTCGGTACTTTTCAATGATGCTCAGTCTACCCAAGATTTACTGTTTGCAGCATCGCAGTTACAAGCGACATTGACCGCAAAGATATACGATGCCGAGTTTAATTTATTTGCCGAGTATGCCAGAGACGGTGTCTTAGACCTCACCTCCCCTAGGCAGCTTCCTCTAGGGGAAACATTTAAGGACGATGCGCTTTATTTTCTAGAGCCTATCGTTTTTGATAAAGAAATTATTGGCTACCTTTTGCTATCTGCCAGTACGTACTCGCTAGATACACAACAGCATCAGGCAATGATGGCGGTAATAGGTGTATTGTTGTTAAGTATGCTGCTTTCATACTTACTTAATTTTCGTTTACAGAAACTATTTACCAGCCCCATCGATAAACTGATTTCACTGATTAGAAAAGTAGCAACATCCCGTGAATATCATACTCGCCTGCCAGAAGTACGTAACGACGAATTAGGCGAGTTATTTTCCGGCGTCAACGATATTCTGGCAACCGTTGAAAATCACCAAGAGCAGCTAAAGGCACATAATACTGAGCTTGAGAGCTTGGTAGAACTTCGGACTCGCCAGCTCTACCAACGCGCTAATTATGATGCGTTAACACACTTACCCAATCGCCACCTTTTTTTAGATCAGTTGGAGCTTGCGGTAAGCAAAGCCAATAAGTATGGCAGCCCACTGGCCGTCATGTTCCTAGATTTAGACCGCTTTAAACTTATTAACGACAGTTTGGGTCATGATATTGGCGATAAAGTGCTTATTGAAGTTTCAAAAAAACTAACCGAAATCGTGACGCAACAAGACAGTGTGTCTAGATGGGGTGGCGATGAATTTGTGGTTATGGTTGAAGAAACTCATTCTAAAGATGATTTAGCGTACCTTGCTAATGAAATCATCACCAGCTTGAGTGAACCCATGCAATTAGAGGGGCATCAACTTCACATTTCTACCAGCATTGGTATTGCGATATATGAAACCAAGAGTGAAAACGGCATATCGCTGTTAAAGCATGCCGATACCAGCATGTACCACGCTAAAGAAAATGGGCCTGGTCAGTTCTGCTTTTTTAACAACGGCATGTTAGAAAATTCACTGAACCGACTGTCCGTGGAAGGGCAATTACGACAAGCGTTAAAACTTGAAGATGCTTTTCATATGGTTTATCAGCCTCAAATTTGTGCCTACACAGGCCGCGTTCAAGGTATGGAAGCGTTAATACGTTGGCAAAATAGCGATGGTAACTATATTCCTCCTTCAGACTTTATTCCTATTGCTGAGGAAGCTGGCATTATCAATTCTCTCAGTACATGGATATTAAACCGAGTAAGCACTCAGATGAATCAATGGCGCGCACAAGGTGTTCCTTTAGTGCCCGTTGCGGTCAACTTACCGGCTTGTTTTATTACTCAATTAGATTGCGCCGAGCAAATTGCGGATATTATGGCGTTTAATCAAATCCCCCCTGAGCTTATTGAAGTTGAGCTCACTGAAAATACGTTTATAAGTTCTACGGAATTTGCCTTAACGTCACTTAAAAAGTTAAAAAAATTAGGCTTTAAAGTCTCTATTGATGACTTTGGTACAGGCTATTCTTGCCTAAGTTACATTTCCACCTTACCTATTGATAAGTTGAAAATTGATGGCAGTTTTGTGCAAAAACTCGGGAAGTCTAAATCTAACGATGGCATTGTGAGCGCAATTGTCATGTTGGCCAAAGGGCTTAACCTAGCCACGGTGGGCGAGTGTGTGGAAACAGAAGACCAACTTGTGCGACTGCGTGAAATGGGCTGCGACGTGATACAAGGCTATTATTGCCACCCTCCTCTACAGGTTGATGCGGCAGCCACATTGATGTTGGAAACTATCGAAAGCTAAAGTTTTCCAATAAACCATCTAACGGTAAGCCCTACCGCTAGCGTAATTACCACACTCGTTAATGTACCCAGCAATACATATTCCGTTAGCTTTTTGTCTTCGCTTTTCGTCAAATCACCAAACCGAAAAATTGATTTAGCGGCAAGGAGAAAGCCTATTGCTGCAAATTGATTTATCAGTACAAAAGTAAGAATAAGCAAACGCTCTAAATAACCAATTCGCTGTCCGGCCATAGCAAGCGTATTTTGTATGGGAAGCTGTACTAATGTGCTGGTTGTTTTTGGTTTAGCATGCTCATCAAGCTCTTTACTCCATGGCGACAGGAGTTGTTTTATAAAAATAGACGTGGGTTTTAAAATAATTAAGTACGCCAAGAGTATGGCCAGATGCTGATGACTAATCAGTAATATTTGCTTAAATAATATTTCTACCTGAGCAGTAAGTATTGCCCATAAAATAACGATAACGCCAATGTGTGCGGCTTGATCGATTGCAAACGCTAAGGTTGTGGTTCCCGCGTAAGACTTTACTGCATCTATAACAAAATGGCTTATTAATACCCCGCCAGCCACCATCAAAAGTGCGGTAAAGTTGATATCTACCATACCCGACTCTTTTGTTGTAAGTACCGTTATGGCCGACATCGCGAGCAAGGCGACAAGAGCCAAGACCCCATGCAATAAAGCGTGAAGGTATAATGCAGTGGATTGAAGATGTTTAGTGTTTCGGCTTTCCACCCAGTGAGTTGGCTGAAAATAGAAGTCTCCGAGTAAATGGGCAACCAATAGCCCTATTACTATGCTAAGTTGCTCCATGCTTACTGCTCCGTTTCCACTTCTGTTGCCATGTAATCTAAATAATTATTAACGAGGTGATATTGACTGGCATTTAAAATACGAGTGATGTTACTGCGGTTTTTCCCCAGCGTATTCGCTATATTCTCATGGCCTTTATCTTCTGCTTTAATATAGGCTAGTAACGTTTCTGACTGTGTTTGCGTTAAGGAAGTAATATGGCTATCAACAAACGCCGTCAACAAGCTTGCGTGTTTATTGAAAGCTTCGTTGTCGCTAGAAAAGGCAAGGTATTGTGACTTCAAACTATCAAGCGTCCTACCCGAACGAACGAAGGCATCACCATTTCCGGTTTTCACTTTCCCATCAGTAAAACTCACTTTACCAACACCTACGCTAATACGTACATCGGTGGCGGGCGTACAGGCTTTTAATGCTAATCGGATGCAAATGGCCACCAGCATGGCACTTTCAGACTCTGGAATAACAACCTGGAAAGCATCTCCACGAAAGACGTCGTATTGCCCGTTGTAAATTGCCGATTGTTCTTTGAGTTCATTGGTTAGCACCTCTAACACATGAGCTAAATCGGTATTACTTAACTGCTGGGAGTTTGCGATATCACCAGTTATTACCGCTTGCCGCTTGTTTTTATTATCCATACTTACCCTTCGAATAACAGCGGCCTGGTTGAATAATCGACCAACTCGCCCCGTTTTTACCTAACTCGCATTATAGTTACACTTTAGATTGCCTGTATTTTTATACAGATGCAACATTACCCCTACAGTAGTTTCATTCGCCATCCAGTTACCATAAACAATCACATCACCCAAAGTTACCATAATTAATCACATCACTCAAAGTTACTATAAACGGTAACAAACTGGCGAAAGGGTATAGGCTGCAGAGGCCCGAAGCACTATTCAAGCGTACACAGTGTCATTAGTTGTACAAACTTCGTAACTAAAAGATTAAGAATTACTGGGCTCTATTGTGATTTTTGAAGCAGGCGATGCTGCTAAACTGGTGCTTGCGTTTTAGCGCAGCGTTGTTTCCTGGGCGTCCCAAACTTCGACGCGATTACGTCCTAACGATTTGGCCAAATAAAGAGCAGCATCGGCTCGTTGTATCAATTCGGTAGGGCTTATGGGGTGATTAAATGACATTGTAGAAACCCCTAAGCTTATTGTGAGTTTACTATTGTACATTGATTGCTTAAACACAATAGCCGCGTGTTCGATATTATTGCGAATACGCTCGGCCACTTTTAACGCTGAACTCATGTCAGTAAAAGGCATAATGACAGCAAATTCTTCCCCACCATACCTTGCCACCACATCATCGCTGCCAATGCAGGTTTTCTTTAATATTTCTGCAACTTGTATGAGAACGTTATCGCCTGCTACATGCCCATAGCAGTCGTTGTAAATTTTGAAGTGATCGACATCAATCAACAACAAGCTTAGCGGCGTTTTACGCCGAATGTTTCTTTGTATATCGCTTTGTAAGGTATCGTCAAACAGTCTTCTGTTCGCTATACCGGTTAAACCATCTATATTAACGAGTTTTGCTAACTTAAGGTTGGCCTCAATAAGCTGTTGCTTTGCTTCTTGCAGTGCCCGTTCGTTATGCGCGTTTTGTAATGTGTTAGCCAACATCTGGGCAATACGCTGCAAATACTTAACATCATAATCACGCCACGTGTATGGGCTGCCAGTGATATCACAACCAATAAAGCCAAAAATCCCATCATCTAATTCAATCTTGGCACAAAGAATTGAGCAAATGCGCTCTCGTTCAAACTCCTCTTTTTCTCCTGCAGCGTCATCTGGTAAATAGGCCACATTATTTACTTTGAAAAGACCTTCTTGCTTAATCTTTCTATTAAAATAAGGCATGGATTCCATGGGTAAGGCTTGCAGATCGTTTTTATAGGGTGTTACTCCAGCGGCTACCCATTCGTGGGTATTACAGGCAAATTTTGTGTCATCATAAAATTCAAATAAATAGCAACGGTCAAGGTCGCAGAATTCACCGAATGCACCCAAAATATTCTCGATAAGACTATCGATTTTGTCACTGGTAGTGTTAATCAGTTGCGAAGAAAGAGTTGAAAGTAGCCCATTAAACGTGATGTGTTTACCCACAGGTGAAGACTCTTCTGGCGCGATGAATAAATTGTTTTGAACCGCCTTCGCGTTAATAACCACTAAGCTAACGTTATCAACACTAATAACGGCACTTTCTATAAAAAATTGGATCCCTCTTTCATAAGACTGTATGCGAACCCACTGACAAAGGTGCAGTGTTTCCTCTGCCATGGCAAAGGGGTGATAACTGCCTGACAGCTCATCTTTAGTAATAGGATCGAAAAAACGTAAGCTGTCTAAGAACGCATCAGATACACATGACTCACCGAACTGACGCGCAAATGCAATGCTTACGTCAAACTCTGTTTCTCCAAGGCGTTTGAACAGTAAACATGTAGGGAGTTGACGTAATAAGGCTATGCCCTCAACTGGCTTCACGTATAACCCTTATGGAAAGTTTAGTAATTAGCTATTACTTTAGTACAAATTGGCAAAACACGCTTTTAGTGAATGCGCGTGCGTATAAGAATTTTTGCAGTAAACCAATACAAATAACACTCGTAGTAAATGACAGCAGCTATGTTCCACGATAGTTGCTTTCCTTTGGATGTTAGGTAACTTATGGACGGGTCAATATGAATGAATCAATAAGTGGGCTGTTAGATCAATTAGTTGATGGAGATGGTGGCGAAAAACAAAGCGCAGGAGATATTATTGCTCGCTTTGAGGATAGAGGGTTTGGCCCACTATTGCTCATACCGTCGTTAATTGCACTGCTGCCAACCGGCGCTATCCCTGGCGTACCTTCTTTATGCGGTATCACCCTTTTTTTAATCTGTATACAAGTTGCATTAGGGAGAAGTACCCCGTGGTTACCAAACAAAATTACCCAGCAAGAAATAAAACAAGACAAGCTTGAAAATGCTGTAGATAGAGCCAATCCTTACGTTAAAAAAACCGAAAAGCTGTTAAAACCACGCTTAACACTACTATCAGAATCGCCATGGAAAAATATGGTTGCGGGTTATTGTGCTGTAGCATCACTGTGTATGATACCCCTTGAAGTTGTCCCTTTCGCCGTTGCACTACCAGCTTTCGCGCTAACATTGACCGCTATCGGCATGACCAACCGAGACGGGGTATTTATTGGCTTAGGGATGATAATTCAGTTGGGCACCGTTTATGTAACCCTCAAGATTTCTGGCTTATTGTAAAGGTAGCAACGTCAAATTTTAACGATTAAACGGCATTTTTAGTAATGCTATTATGCCTGCATTATCGTTTGTTGCAGGGTAGTCTTTTTGGCCTATGGCAATATCTTCATCAGGCTTGGTTGCACGGCTTTTAAAACTGCCAAATAGTTTGTCCCACCACGATACGCTGAAGCCAAAATTGGAATTAGACTCTGCTTTTAGCTGGCTATGGTGAATGCGATGCAGCCGCTGGGTAATGAAAACCTTGCCTATTCTGTCATCCCACTTCTGAGTCAGTCGAATATTTGCATGGTTAAATAAGGCAAACCCGTTCAAACCCACTTCGAAAATAACAATTGCAATAGCAGGTATTCCAAAGGTGGTAACCACCGCCGCTTTAATGAATAAGCTCAACACGATTTCGATAGGATGGAAGCGAAGCCCTGTGGTGGTATCGACGTGACTGTCCGCGTGGTGCATTTTATGAATACGCCATAACAGTGGAATTTTATGAAACAGCCTATGCTGCCAATAAATCACCATGTCTAATAGTAATACACAAAGGGCGATAGCAACCCAATGGTTCATATTCACGTTGTTGAACACACCTATGCCCGCGTTATCTCCCCATAGTGCTACCCCCACTAAACTGGCAGGCAGTACCACTTTTGAACACAGCGCACCTAATACCACCATACTCAAGTTACCTTTCCACCGGCTGGCGCGCCCCAATACCGATTGCCTCGCTGGCAACCATGCTTCTAGCACCGCCATTATCGCGAATATGCCTAAAAATAGACTAACTCGAACAAATACAGTGTTATCCACTATGACTTCTCTTTATCTTTGTTACTACAGTAGTCATCAATACCTTCTACGGCTTTAAGCGTAGTGAAACCACTGTAAACTCGGGTGATGATGGTAATGCCACACGCGGACGCGAAAACATAAGCCAACACCGGAAAATACGCCGGCCATATACAAAATGCTAAAAACAAGAGTATGGTTTCGGTGCCTTCGGTAAGCCCCTGCATGTAATAGAAGCTCTTATTCTTAAACTGCGGTTTTTCAATATTAAATTTTTCAGCTGCTACGGCGAAAGCCAAAAAACTACTGCCGGTTCCTACAAACGCGGCCATTAGCACTAACGCAGGTACGCCCCATTCAATAGGATTTGCAACACCAAAAGCTAACGGCACTGCTGCGTAAAATAAAAAGTCTAAACAAATATCTAAAAAGCCACCTGCACTACTGCTACTTTGCTGAAAGCGAGCAAGTTCGCCATCTATACCGTCGAATACCCTATTTGCAACAATGCATATAAAAGCCAATACCCACCACCCATTGATAATGGCAGGAACCGCCAACATACCAATAACAAAACCCGCCAAGGTAACTTGATTCGGAGTAACGCAGGCTTTGCTAAGCGCCACTATCATAGGCCTTAACAGCGGCTTTATATAAGGCGTAACTTTAGCATCTAACATGTTTCTATCTCTATTAAGTGCCCTTGGGCAGCTTCTACGTCTTCACTGTCGTGAGTAACTAATAAGGTTGGTAGGCCACGCACTTTGAGTTGCCCGAATACCCAGGTTCGCATTT
Proteins encoded in this window:
- a CDS encoding LysR family transcriptional regulator, with product MKIEDLQVLLKVAELHSITAAANQLDISSSAASVALKRIEQQLGTQLFVRTTRKIRLSPEGERFLPLCQQAVDLLQQGVMRISEKQQDINGEVKMAMSSEMGRNLMRVLLNDIMNGHEDLSLRLQVSDSRVDFYRDGVDIALRAMTKSAVQELNMYGFKICNIPHFICASPTYIEKHGEPTTPEELANHNALLYKLYELTHDGWDLFKEKEKFKVKVKSNRAVNDGDIVRRWCVDGVGVAKKSVIDIAEDLLAGRLQRIMPAYHIPLTEMWLVLPSRQLITPAVRHIRDELKVKINQLRNALLDNNMISEEEWPIDEQIIK
- a CDS encoding DUF4437 domain-containing protein, producing MVKATTLALAFSSAMVLSTSFVGTAAFAAQTASKVVATDDIEWGYLNPLRGNKSPGAADLWGDRTKNTATGMLVRFNKGFESPPHIHNITYRGIVIEGAMHNDDPSAEKMWMPAVSFWTQPAGENHTTAANGSTNLIYLEIDSGPYLVQPSSKHFDNGERPLNLHKNNMVWLNDGELHDINATGVSSTYLWGNTADMNGSMVKLPAGFKGTIGTQASEFRAVVIAGEVDYQSVEVTSPVSLNAGSYVESTGIFNHQLVNKSQQETIIYIRTNSAYRVFE
- a CDS encoding YfiR family protein — translated: MRSLFIAVALTLAVSHSAYADLKKLDKVKAAYMFNFTKFMTWSSINSDPVNFCVQNDEAFQQFLTQLVESRPTSSGASIRIVMLDGKQSCTFAYLIENDDSLVNLATSTIIISDLPNLIDRPAVFTFYEENNRLRFEIDLAEAERLELTISSELLKVAKIK
- a CDS encoding bifunctional diguanylate cyclase/phosphodiesterase, encoding MIFRSTSFFTKQLFAVLSVNFLSLCLVAGLLYSNFVDDHKTNLVNVLSSQSTLLASASRSSVLFNDAQSTQDLLFAASQLQATLTAKIYDAEFNLFAEYARDGVLDLTSPRQLPLGETFKDDALYFLEPIVFDKEIIGYLLLSASTYSLDTQQHQAMMAVIGVLLLSMLLSYLLNFRLQKLFTSPIDKLISLIRKVATSREYHTRLPEVRNDELGELFSGVNDILATVENHQEQLKAHNTELESLVELRTRQLYQRANYDALTHLPNRHLFLDQLELAVSKANKYGSPLAVMFLDLDRFKLINDSLGHDIGDKVLIEVSKKLTEIVTQQDSVSRWGGDEFVVMVEETHSKDDLAYLANEIITSLSEPMQLEGHQLHISTSIGIAIYETKSENGISLLKHADTSMYHAKENGPGQFCFFNNGMLENSLNRLSVEGQLRQALKLEDAFHMVYQPQICAYTGRVQGMEALIRWQNSDGNYIPPSDFIPIAEEAGIINSLSTWILNRVSTQMNQWRAQGVPLVPVAVNLPACFITQLDCAEQIADIMAFNQIPPELIEVELTENTFISSTEFALTSLKKLKKLGFKVSIDDFGTGYSCLSYISTLPIDKLKIDGSFVQKLGKSKSNDGIVSAIVMLAKGLNLATVGECVETEDQLVRLREMGCDVIQGYYCHPPLQVDAAATLMLETIES
- a CDS encoding DUF3307 domain-containing protein: MEQLSIVIGLLVAHLLGDFYFQPTHWVESRNTKHLQSTALYLHALLHGVLALVALLAMSAITVLTTKESGMVDINFTALLMVAGGVLISHFVIDAVKSYAGTTTLAFAIDQAAHIGVIVILWAILTAQVEILFKQILLISHQHLAILLAYLIILKPTSIFIKQLLSPWSKELDEHAKPKTTSTLVQLPIQNTLAMAGQRIGYLERLLILTFVLINQFAAIGFLLAAKSIFRFGDLTKSEDKKLTEYVLLGTLTSVVITLAVGLTVRWFIGKL
- a CDS encoding sensor domain-containing diguanylate cyclase, producing the protein MKPVEGIALLRQLPTCLLFKRLGETEFDVSIAFARQFGESCVSDAFLDSLRFFDPITKDELSGSYHPFAMAEETLHLCQWVRIQSYERGIQFFIESAVISVDNVSLVVINAKAVQNNLFIAPEESSPVGKHITFNGLLSTLSSQLINTTSDKIDSLIENILGAFGEFCDLDRCYLFEFYDDTKFACNTHEWVAAGVTPYKNDLQALPMESMPYFNRKIKQEGLFKVNNVAYLPDDAAGEKEEFERERICSILCAKIELDDGIFGFIGCDITGSPYTWRDYDVKYLQRIAQMLANTLQNAHNERALQEAKQQLIEANLKLAKLVNIDGLTGIANRRLFDDTLQSDIQRNIRRKTPLSLLLIDVDHFKIYNDCYGHVAGDNVLIQVAEILKKTCIGSDDVVARYGGEEFAVIMPFTDMSSALKVAERIRNNIEHAAIVFKQSMYNSKLTISLGVSTMSFNHPISPTELIQRADAALYLAKSLGRNRVEVWDAQETTLR
- a CDS encoding exopolysaccharide biosynthesis protein — its product is MNESISGLLDQLVDGDGGEKQSAGDIIARFEDRGFGPLLLIPSLIALLPTGAIPGVPSLCGITLFLICIQVALGRSTPWLPNKITQQEIKQDKLENAVDRANPYVKKTEKLLKPRLTLLSESPWKNMVAGYCAVASLCMIPLEVVPFAVALPAFALTLTAIGMTNRDGVFIGLGMIIQLGTVYVTLKISGLL
- a CDS encoding sterol desaturase family protein → MDNTVFVRVSLFLGIFAIMAVLEAWLPARQSVLGRASRWKGNLSMVVLGALCSKVVLPASLVGVALWGDNAGIGVFNNVNMNHWVAIALCVLLLDMVIYWQHRLFHKIPLLWRIHKMHHADSHVDTTTGLRFHPIEIVLSLFIKAAVVTTFGIPAIAIVIFEVGLNGFALFNHANIRLTQKWDDRIGKVFITQRLHRIHHSQLKAESNSNFGFSVSWWDKLFGSFKSRATKPDEDIAIGQKDYPATNDNAGIIALLKMPFNR